Proteins encoded in a region of the Marmota flaviventris isolate mMarFla1 chromosome 3, mMarFla1.hap1, whole genome shotgun sequence genome:
- the LOC114081123 gene encoding leucine rich adaptor protein 1-like, which produces MPMMGTARCIKYRCLLKDFVNLRATDVRLMCQLLLINESIESIKWMMEEKATITSRGSSLSGSLCSLLESQSTSLRGSYNSLQDGSDGLDGISVGSYLDTLADDVPGHQTPSDFDQFSDGSVIEDSQALHKPPKLDSDYYCFG; this is translated from the exons ATGCCTATGATGGGCACAGCAAGGTGCATCAAGTACAGATGTCTGCTGAAGGATTTT GTTAACCTCAGAGCCACAGATGTCAGACTTATGTGCCAGTTGCTCCTCATCAATGAGAGCATCGAATCCATCAAGTGGATGATGGAGGAGAAAGCCACCATCACTAGCCGAGGCAGCAGTCTCAGTGGCAGTCTGTGCAGCCTGCTGGAGAGCCAGAGCACCTCCTTACGTGGCAGCTACAATAGCCTGCAGGATGGCAGTGATGGGCTAGATGGCATCTCTGTGGGAAGCTACCTGGACACTTTGGCTGATGATGTCCCAGGCCATCAGACCCCTTCAGACTTTGACCAGTTCAGTGACGGCTCCGTCATAGAGGACTCACAAGCCCTGCACAAGCCTCCTAAATTGGATTCTGACTACTACTGCTTTGGCTAA